A genomic stretch from Bacteroidales bacterium includes:
- a CDS encoding carbonic anhydrase: MKATNSEDDNSQQINYNKLFDGIRGFKANEHIPRKEFFSQISNHQNPHTLFIGCSDSRVIPNLVTSTIPGELFVVRNIGNFVPFYDKNSETFVATSAVIEYAVKHLGVTNIVVCGHSNCGGCEALYKSKKDMKQLPHTQKWLELAAPVKKIVEDKLAKNIISIEDRSTYTEQMNVVVQIDHLMKYPYIKKAVKEGKLTIMGWWYHIDEGDVYNYDRKLKRFVKVD, from the coding sequence ATGAAAGCAACAAATTCTGAAGACGACAACTCTCAACAAATTAACTATAATAAATTATTTGATGGAATTCGTGGTTTCAAAGCTAATGAGCATATTCCGCGTAAAGAATTTTTTTCACAAATAAGTAATCATCAAAATCCTCATACTCTTTTTATTGGCTGCTCTGATTCTCGCGTAATACCAAATTTGGTTACAAGTACCATTCCCGGTGAATTATTTGTTGTACGCAATATTGGCAATTTCGTGCCTTTTTATGATAAAAATTCCGAGACATTTGTAGCAACTTCAGCGGTAATAGAATATGCCGTTAAGCATTTAGGAGTAACAAATATAGTTGTTTGCGGGCACTCAAATTGTGGCGGCTGCGAAGCACTTTATAAAAGCAAAAAGGATATGAAGCAGCTACCACACACCCAAAAATGGCTTGAACTAGCAGCTCCCGTAAAAAAAATAGTGGAAGATAAATTAGCAAAAAACATAATCTCCATAGAAGACCGCAGCACATATACGGAACAAATGAACGTAGTCGTGCAAATTGACCACCTAATGAAATATCCTTATATAAAGAAAGCTGTAAAAGAAGGCAAACTCACCATAATGGGCTGGTGGTATCATATAGACGAAGGAGACGTTTATAATTATGATAGAAAGCTTAAAAGATTTGTAAAAGTGGACTAA
- a CDS encoding DUF4831 family protein yields MRIVFIFFLMVFLGACTSSLKVISVKNDTKIKKEGVFYFLPKTMIAIDVSIKETRYFKGPFFEYSSKFTGINNVIQENKVEYSLQNIKYNVFSIPDTSKLYYIQTSKLAKKDNFIIDLDDNGNILALNCDGDFVNNSSNNYKNIKNISQNVNFDDFEHFAVGNTQVRTDTIIEKMIVDTITIEKQILQHKIIEKSLEDKARDAANYIELIADNKMKLISGYQEVNYDKNTLAMMILELDKQLMDYTSLFTGKTFEQDLTFQIIIDPSKIEQNDFLFSINSNSGLNFNEDSLMPTNNYYYSIIPEKYTDVIPVTKMEKKKSYRSLLYSIPETCVLNIFNGNANLVISEKVFISQLGTIGILPENVKKIIFNPLNGSIKHIEK; encoded by the coding sequence ATGCGTATAGTTTTTATTTTCTTTTTAATGGTGTTTTTAGGGGCTTGTACTAGCTCTTTAAAGGTAATAAGCGTAAAGAATGATACTAAAATAAAAAAAGAAGGTGTTTTTTATTTTCTACCAAAAACAATGATAGCTATTGATGTTTCTATTAAAGAAACACGTTATTTTAAAGGTCCATTTTTTGAATATTCGTCAAAATTTACGGGCATAAATAATGTAATACAAGAAAATAAAGTAGAATATTCATTGCAAAACATAAAATACAATGTTTTTTCTATACCAGACACTTCAAAATTATATTATATACAAACTTCAAAGTTGGCAAAGAAAGATAATTTTATTATTGATTTAGATGATAATGGTAATATTTTAGCTCTAAATTGTGATGGCGATTTTGTAAATAATAGCTCAAACAATTATAAAAATATTAAAAACATATCCCAAAATGTAAATTTTGACGATTTTGAGCATTTTGCGGTGGGAAATACTCAGGTTCGCACAGATACAATTATTGAAAAAATGATTGTGGATACAATTACCATTGAAAAGCAAATTTTGCAACATAAAATTATTGAAAAATCATTAGAAGATAAAGCCAGAGACGCTGCAAATTATATTGAACTTATTGCTGATAACAAAATGAAGCTTATTTCGGGCTATCAAGAAGTGAATTATGATAAAAACACTCTAGCTATGATGATTTTGGAATTAGACAAGCAACTGATGGATTACACAAGTTTGTTTACAGGCAAAACTTTTGAGCAAGATTTGACTTTTCAAATTATTATAGATCCTTCTAAAATCGAACAAAACGACTTTTTATTTTCTATAAATTCAAATAGTGGATTGAATTTTAACGAAGATAGTTTAATGCCTACAAATAACTATTACTACAGCATTATTCCTGAAAAATACACAGATGTAATACCTGTTACGAAAATGGAAAAAAAGAAATCTTATAGAAGCTTATTATATTCTATTCCAGAAACATGTGTTTTAAATATTTTTAATGGAAATGCTAATTTAGTTATTTCTGAAAAGGTTTTTATAAGCCAACTTGGCACTATCGGCATTTTGCCTGAAAATGTGAAAAAGATAATATTTAATCCGCTTAATGGCTCAATAAAGCATATTGAGAAATAA
- a CDS encoding 3-dehydroquinate synthase, which translates to MEKKLIRIGNNNSPVLVSNNIKKDFKRWWQLSIGTHKKTPIIIIADEVLYDYHNETLESLFLEIPVQIIELRKIKSSEQIKSPQIVLEILEEWSSKNVTRDTVIICIGGGTITDLGGFLSSIFKRGLRCVFIPTTLLAMTDASLGGKNAINLNYSKNQVGTFYLPKFTMISPDFLDSLSKDNLSSGYAEMMKHAILQNKSFTNKMLSINDLSIKPSTNLLVESIRFKLKIVNKDPKEKKERIFLNLGHTFGHAYESYYSYINQSISHGNAVAKGLAEALFFSFKLKGFNEKTMCDIITWIKKHYSLDRLPNYEQICNFIKKDKKHINSGLKLVLLESIGSPETLVIEEKLCKEIHREFLEFIANI; encoded by the coding sequence ATGGAAAAAAAACTCATACGCATTGGCAATAACAATTCTCCAGTTTTAGTCAGCAACAATATAAAAAAAGACTTTAAACGATGGTGGCAGCTATCAATTGGCACACACAAAAAAACACCTATTATTATTATTGCTGATGAAGTTTTATACGATTATCATAACGAAACATTAGAATCGCTTTTTTTAGAAATCCCTGTTCAAATAATAGAATTAAGAAAAATAAAAAGCAGTGAGCAAATAAAATCACCGCAAATTGTATTAGAAATTTTAGAAGAGTGGAGCTCGAAAAACGTAACAAGAGACACCGTGATTATTTGCATTGGTGGTGGAACCATTACAGATTTAGGAGGCTTTTTATCTTCAATCTTTAAAAGAGGACTTAGGTGCGTATTTATTCCAACAACTCTATTAGCAATGACTGACGCTTCATTAGGTGGAAAAAATGCAATAAACCTTAATTACTCCAAAAACCAAGTTGGAACATTTTATTTGCCAAAGTTTACTATGATTTCGCCAGATTTCTTAGATAGCTTAAGCAAAGACAATTTAAGCTCCGGTTATGCAGAAATGATGAAGCATGCGATATTGCAAAATAAGAGCTTTACGAATAAAATGCTTAGCATAAACGACCTAAGCATCAAGCCTTCAACAAATCTATTGGTAGAAAGCATTAGATTCAAATTAAAAATAGTAAACAAAGACCCTAAAGAAAAAAAAGAACGGATATTTTTAAATCTCGGGCATACATTTGGGCACGCCTACGAAAGCTATTATTCTTATATTAACCAAAGTATTTCGCACGGAAACGCCGTTGCAAAGGGTTTAGCAGAAGCATTGTTTTTTTCATTCAAATTAAAAGGATTTAACGAAAAAACAATGTGCGACATAATTACTTGGATAAAAAAACATTATTCTTTAGATAGATTGCCTAATTACGAGCAAATATGCAACTTTATTAAAAAAGACAAAAAGCATATAAATTCCGGACTTAAACTTGTTTTATTAGAATCTATAGGAAGCCCAGAAACATTAGTAATTGAAGAAAAGTTATGTAAAGAAATTCACAGAGAATTTTTGGAGTTTATAGCAAATATTTAA
- the lptC gene encoding LPS export ABC transporter periplasmic protein LptC encodes MYLVAILFSCGNSMKKIEEMNIQDTLPIEQAKDVTVFYSDSGIVRAKLKTPSLKRYDNKQVRGVTKLPLGLNVIFYDSVGAEESKLSAKYGEKFDQTGIIEVKYDVVVVNADSEKLFTDHLVWDERNNRIYSDVFVKIITKDKIIWGDGFESDDKFENYKILKPKGEIPIKDK; translated from the coding sequence ATGTATTTAGTCGCAATACTTTTTTCTTGTGGAAATTCGATGAAAAAAATCGAAGAAATGAATATTCAAGATACTTTGCCAATAGAGCAAGCTAAGGATGTAACAGTTTTTTATAGCGATAGCGGAATTGTAAGAGCAAAATTAAAAACTCCTTCTTTAAAACGCTATGATAATAAACAAGTTAGAGGCGTTACAAAATTACCATTGGGTCTGAATGTTATTTTTTATGATTCTGTAGGCGCTGAAGAATCTAAATTATCTGCAAAATATGGAGAAAAATTTGATCAAACAGGAATTATTGAAGTGAAGTATGATGTTGTTGTAGTAAATGCTGATTCTGAAAAATTATTTACAGACCATCTTGTTTGGGACGAAAGAAATAATAGAATTTATTCGGATGTTTTTGTGAAAATTATTACAAAAGATAAAATTATTTGGGGAGACGGCTTTGAATCTGATGATAAGTTTGAAAACTATAAAATATTAAAGCCAAAAGGAGAAATTCCCATTAAAGATAAATAA